Proteins encoded in a region of the Phaenicophaeus curvirostris isolate KB17595 chromosome 1, BPBGC_Pcur_1.0, whole genome shotgun sequence genome:
- the CAPZA3 gene encoding LOW QUALITY PROTEIN: F-actin-capping protein subunit alpha-3 (The sequence of the model RefSeq protein was modified relative to this genomic sequence to represent the inferred CDS: inserted 5 bases in 4 codons; deleted 1 base in 1 codon; substituted 4 bases at 4 genomic stop codons), translated as MAAVSDLFTAVALAAFGRTSPWLFPVLDVSAVVRDDKLGRQKAAWVGPXHNNKNFTPILINRRTVLVTQYDNLGGKCFFDPQGKFSLKFDHLHGVTSKXQLQNMMLFEGXXWAETLHRGLKVYMSCHFTVXLFKKAMGKKQMFVAFQYQPSNHWNSFWNSYWTFXPITTXITGIFLLQINCFKDASLHITVSKSASENLNVIDQNQFAAEFVKFVKAKDSKFHIAILENTQALGXKNLWRELPVTHISMNWNKLLNDQHLHVNVSNTEVPPCLPKHTFDMVA; from the exons ATGGCCGCCGTTTCAGATCTCTTCACTGCGGTGGCGCTAGCAGCATTTGGCAGGACATCACCTTGGCTTTTTCCAGTTCTTG ATGTCTCTGCTGTGGTCCGAGATGACAAGCTGGGGAGGCAGAAGGCTGCCTGGGTAGGGCCCtgacacaacaac aaaaacttcACCCCTATCCTAATAAACAGGAGGACTGTGCTAGTGACCCAGTATGACAACTTAGGGGGAAAATGCTTCTTTGACCCCCAGGGCAAATTCTCTTTAAAGTTTGACCACCTGCATGGGGTAACCAGCA CCCAGCTGCAAAACATGATGCTGTTTGAGGGGTAGTAGTGGGCGGAGACTCTCCACAGGGGCTTGAAGGTCTACATGAGCTGCCACTTTACCG ACCTGTTCAAAAAAGCCATGGGGAAGAAACAGATGTTTGTGGCTTTTCAGTATCAGCCTTCGAATCACTGGAACAGCTTCTGGAACTCATACTGGACTT GCCCAATTACCACTTAGATTACAGGGATCTTTCTCCTCCAGATAAACTGCTTCAAAGATGCCAGCCTTCACATAACTGTCAGCAAGTCTGCGAGTGAGAATCTAAACGTGATAGACCAAAACCAGTTTGCTGCAGAGTTTGTGAAATTTGTGAAAGCCAAGGACAGCAAGTTTCACATTGCCATTCTGGAAAACACCCAGGCTTTAGG GAAAAATCTGTGGAGGGAACTCCCTGTTACTCACATTTCTATGAACTGGAATAAACTATTGAATGATCAGCATCTACACGTCAATGTCTCCAATACAGAAGTGCCCCCATGCTTACCAAAACACACTTTTGATATGGTGGCctaa